Proteins found in one Mycoplasma ovis str. Michigan genomic segment:
- a CDS encoding coiled-coil domain-containing protein produces the protein MSGWKTMLLGGAGGLLFGGSTVGVVFRGGNQPVPANVTAELESKGREITQLEADLLQKIEYLKNEQTKHEKDIQEKENLLKGLESQQEELQKLTEDLDNKKEEVENTKKSLEQLKRAKSDYQKTKQQLWSELKKKGVEISTITKEKSSLERVKNQLQEKNVRIQKEVQQLQETVKQVSNLQKLEMIVKGLEGNVVPKEQVQEIKDREQKLLSLRSNAKKELRSDVARMLDRLVSDLESRRGIWKDIQDNTSFKDRLKGVINAWKTTKK, from the coding sequence ATGTCTGGTTGAAAAACTATGCTTCTGGGGGGGGCAGGAGGATTGTTATTTGGCGGATCAACCGTTGGAGTAGTTTTTAGAGGAGGCAATCAACCAGTTCCTGCAAATGTTACAGCTGAATTAGAATCCAAGGGACGAGAAATAACTCAACTAGAAGCTGATTTATTACAAAAGATTGAATATCTAAAGAACGAACAAACTAAACACGAAAAAGATATACAAGAAAAAGAAAACTTACTAAAGGGTTTAGAGTCACAACAAGAAGAGTTACAAAAACTAACAGAGGATTTGGACAACAAAAAAGAAGAAGTTGAAAATACTAAAAAATCTTTAGAACAGTTAAAGCGGGCCAAGTCTGATTATCAAAAAACTAAACAACAATTATGGTCGGAACTAAAGAAAAAAGGAGTTGAGATTTCAACAATTACAAAAGAGAAAAGTTCATTGGAAAGAGTTAAGAACCAACTTCAAGAGAAAAATGTAAGAATTCAAAAGGAGGTCCAACAATTACAGGAAACTGTTAAACAAGTTAGCAATTTGCAAAAACTCGAAATGATTGTTAAAGGATTAGAAGGTAATGTTGTTCCAAAAGAGCAAGTTCAGGAAATTAAAGACCGTGAACAAAAATTGTTATCTCTTCGTTCAAATGCAAAGAAAGAATTGAGGTCTGATGTTGCAAGAATGTTAGATAGATTAGTTAGTGATCTTGAATCAAGAAGGGGAATATGAAAGGATATTCAAGACAACACAAGTTTTAAGGATCGCTTGAAGGGAGTGATCAATGCTTGAAAAACAACTAAAAAATAG